From Geminocystis sp. NIES-3709, the proteins below share one genomic window:
- a CDS encoding AAA family ATPase yields MTESFDGEQIEQNAFCHSNIGNLQVNNVNQIVNQNKTVNISCSDNLINSDCLKSDQQKLLKKTKQAMEQVFNKIGGQVYLQRTSQLEELEKSSVKNHLTVIVGDSGVGKSSLARDYAEKLILEDLPVLWFNGRSFEKIDFPSFETELQLTHSLETVIESLSNEPATLFLDGLDRLYTSESFQLVSTFLNLFKLNEEQTPWRLLVTCQTQELSHLSENLIKIGIAKNNWEKFICSPLSINELEPIWQAFPATSRLKYQTHLREIFGNLKILDLITIKLSTGENIQVNQWVNESSVAIWFWDSYINRSEQSIAKGNLVKKIAESQAEKLIQSVSSEDFTIEESQVINGLIKNQICDLTKDDSIIFQHDLYGDWFRFQLIISNENNLINYLREGLKSPMWHRAVRLYGLYLLEHRQDINQWSKILQTLADDNNLLAQDLLLEAPVFASNPLPILESIYDHLIENEGELLKRLLNRFLNSATLPDPYFLEIARSKGYKETEFKATFRYPYCPFWLPMLRFLYKYRQEFIHIAPIEICKIVKLWLEYTPQEAVLRLEMAQIGLMLAENVLLEKNNYKSSFYQHRKDFYRVVLMGARELPEKVSDFALRASERITKRNKINKHEDLKNNSLSQIDSLEFNRVSIKFLVSLHIDYLASIILLHLFTRSHSFLVSNQPISEPWTDGPKRSIDEKFCDVVLETQTILPLIQANPSVAREVILAVLIKARSAHEWDENIITCTELDLKDIHEWSTPLYTFGPFLKFLQTNFDEGLELIGRLVDFASERWLYRTEIDAKKYKYREQNQEKNTNINDQFVAPLVKDDSRFPKPLILTIDNVEHEFIGDSRVYGWSFGKGHILPNAVIVALMALEQYFYIKIEQKEEIENEVKTVLLRVKSTAFLNVLCNVGKRIPNLFKTSLKSLLTVPEIYYWDRTINIEGRSSNLIIGPNWKGEIFFNLARQFNELEHRKKDLKELACELFLVDPTIGEFFENVRQQWELRLSKNSDDELYDFIQQLILTFNIQNYGILQHPEFGEVIVNVEQQKLQEERAKEIHDWQLKMQTISLPLCCRKRLDDKKPLNSDEIETFWQQIQQISSITDENYDAKNEGDPNSCFTTPSYVASCIAGGIAVLIHFHRSWLSDNSEREEWCLKYLKNIILNPPQPDPFDTPEAIGNCHWDDFVAEALPLIWAEDKNNEEIRCFIALMIFTRHYSAISILFTRCYELKSVFLEDFTKLRLFLFEWAFIRNRIQNINSLQNKMDQRIIHEKQSNIRVNKFFDNVVKWKKKRLKAFIEGDMPSKIESWKSMDYPKLFCKIDKVLPSWTKLHYLDFQLIRAGHKWLPDLDKISDPKERHDIISFWSEALNYVIQRVSVPWQENQWHDNNYYPRDYERSILKKIAVTIQYMQPDEHPERLWQTIINLPQDAHHWSKVFLEEFHRYGLQQSNIPPAYCSIIRDIFNYVFSIDSNNIRWSYHDEVWETLLGLDQFSIHYWNERHKILVQKMVDLIEHWVLNVPIYDRRIALFAQWLQTSATKPIRLQGIIWIKEITEKEQHRIFKEVSVQNAIASLLDFIWQNNQNELRQNTPSFKGFKCLLHLLTEQQNIIALELTKIISA; encoded by the coding sequence GAAGATTTACCTGTTCTTTGGTTTAATGGACGATCGTTTGAAAAAATAGACTTTCCTTCTTTTGAGACAGAATTACAGCTTACTCATTCATTAGAAACTGTAATTGAATCATTATCTAATGAACCAGCTACACTTTTTCTTGATGGACTCGATCGACTTTATACTTCGGAGTCTTTTCAACTTGTTTCAACGTTTCTTAACTTATTTAAACTAAATGAAGAGCAAACACCTTGGCGACTTTTAGTAACTTGTCAGACACAAGAATTATCACATTTAAGTGAAAATTTAATCAAAATAGGGATTGCCAAAAATAATTGGGAGAAATTTATTTGTAGTCCTTTATCCATTAATGAACTTGAACCTATTTGGCAGGCATTTCCAGCTACCAGCAGACTTAAGTATCAAACCCATTTAAGAGAAATATTTGGCAACCTTAAAATATTAGACTTAATAACCATCAAACTTAGTACAGGAGAAAATATTCAGGTAAATCAATGGGTTAATGAATCCAGTGTTGCTATATGGTTTTGGGACTCATATATTAACCGTAGTGAGCAAAGTATAGCAAAAGGAAATTTAGTAAAAAAAATTGCTGAGTCTCAAGCAGAAAAACTTATACAAAGTGTTTCATCAGAAGATTTTACCATTGAAGAATCTCAAGTAATTAATGGTTTAATTAAAAATCAAATTTGCGATCTGACAAAAGATGATAGTATTATTTTTCAACACGATTTATATGGCGATTGGTTTCGCTTTCAACTTATTATATCTAATGAAAATAACCTTATAAATTATCTTAGAGAAGGCTTAAAGTCCCCGATGTGGCATCGTGCAGTTCGTCTCTATGGGCTTTATCTACTTGAGCATCGTCAAGATATTAATCAATGGAGTAAAATCCTTCAGACTTTAGCAGATGACAATAATTTATTAGCACAGGATCTTTTGCTTGAAGCTCCTGTTTTTGCCTCTAATCCTCTGCCAATATTGGAGTCTATTTATGATCATTTAATAGAAAACGAAGGAGAATTGCTTAAACGTTTATTAAATCGATTTCTAAACTCTGCAACTTTACCAGATCCATATTTTCTTGAAATTGCTCGTTCTAAAGGATATAAGGAGACTGAATTTAAAGCTACTTTTCGTTATCCTTACTGTCCATTTTGGCTTCCAATGCTTCGTTTTCTTTATAAATATCGTCAGGAATTTATTCATATTGCTCCTATAGAAATTTGTAAAATTGTAAAGTTATGGCTAGAATATACCCCTCAAGAAGCTGTATTGAGATTGGAAATGGCTCAAATCGGGCTTATGTTAGCTGAAAATGTTTTATTGGAAAAAAATAACTATAAATCCTCATTTTATCAACATCGTAAAGATTTTTATCGTGTCGTTTTAATGGGAGCTAGAGAACTTCCTGAAAAAGTTAGTGATTTTGCCCTGAGAGCAAGTGAGAGAATTACAAAAAGAAATAAAATAAATAAACACGAGGATTTAAAGAATAATAGCCTTTCACAAATCGATAGTTTGGAGTTTAATCGTGTTTCAATCAAATTTTTGGTTTCTCTTCATATCGATTATTTAGCCAGTATTATATTACTCCATTTATTTACTAGGTCACATAGTTTTTTAGTTTCTAATCAGCCGATATCCGAACCCTGGACAGATGGACCAAAAAGAAGTATTGATGAAAAATTTTGTGATGTTGTACTTGAGACACAAACAATTTTACCTTTAATTCAAGCTAATCCTTCCGTTGCTCGTGAGGTTATATTAGCTGTACTGATTAAAGCACGTAGTGCACATGAGTGGGATGAAAATATTATTACCTGTACAGAACTTGATCTGAAAGACATTCACGAATGGAGTACTCCACTATATACTTTCGGTCCTTTTCTAAAATTTTTACAGACTAACTTTGACGAAGGATTAGAATTAATAGGCAGATTAGTAGATTTTGCGTCAGAAAGATGGCTGTATAGAACAGAAATTGATGCAAAAAAATACAAATATAGAGAACAAAATCAAGAGAAAAATACAAATATAAATGATCAGTTTGTAGCGCCGTTAGTCAAAGATGATTCTCGTTTTCCCAAACCACTTATTCTTACTATTGATAACGTGGAGCATGAGTTTATAGGAGATTCAAGAGTTTATGGATGGTCATTTGGCAAGGGGCATATTCTACCTAATGCAGTGATAGTGGCATTAATGGCACTCGAACAATATTTTTATATTAAAATTGAGCAAAAAGAAGAAATTGAGAATGAAGTAAAAACAGTTTTACTCCGTGTTAAAAGTACAGCTTTTTTAAATGTTTTATGCAATGTAGGTAAACGAATACCTAATCTATTTAAAACTTCTCTGAAATCACTTCTAACTGTTCCTGAAATTTATTACTGGGATAGAACTATTAACATAGAGGGACGTAGTAGTAATCTAATAATTGGTCCTAATTGGAAAGGAGAAATTTTTTTTAATTTAGCACGGCAATTTAATGAGTTAGAACATCGAAAAAAAGATTTAAAGGAACTAGCTTGTGAGTTATTTTTAGTTGATCCTACTATTGGGGAATTTTTTGAAAATGTTAGGCAACAATGGGAGCTAAGATTATCTAAAAACTCAGATGATGAGCTTTATGATTTTATTCAGCAACTTATTTTGACTTTTAATATACAAAATTATGGAATTTTACAGCATCCCGAATTTGGTGAAGTTATTGTCAATGTAGAACAACAAAAATTACAGGAAGAACGAGCAAAAGAAATTCACGACTGGCAATTGAAAATGCAGACGATTTCTCTCCCACTTTGCTGTCGTAAAAGACTTGATGATAAGAAGCCTTTAAATTCAGATGAAATTGAAACATTTTGGCAACAAATCCAACAAATTAGTTCTATCACTGATGAAAATTATGATGCGAAAAATGAAGGTGATCCAAATAGTTGTTTCACCACTCCCAGTTATGTTGCAAGTTGTATAGCTGGGGGAATTGCTGTACTTATCCATTTTCATCGTAGTTGGTTATCTGATAACTCTGAGCGTGAAGAATGGTGTTTAAAGTATCTAAAAAATATTATTCTAAATCCGCCTCAACCCGATCCTTTTGATACTCCAGAAGCAATAGGAAATTGTCATTGGGATGATTTTGTTGCAGAAGCACTTCCGTTAATTTGGGCGGAAGATAAAAATAATGAAGAAATTAGATGTTTTATTGCATTAATGATATTTACTCGACATTACAGTGCTATAAGTATCTTGTTTACCCGTTGCTATGAATTAAAATCTGTTTTTCTTGAAGATTTCACTAAACTGCGACTATTTTTGTTTGAGTGGGCTTTTATTCGGAATAGGATTCAAAATATTAATAGTCTTCAAAACAAAATGGATCAAAGAATAATCCATGAAAAACAATCTAATATTAGAGTAAATAAATTTTTTGATAATGTCGTTAAATGGAAGAAAAAAAGGCTCAAAGCATTTATTGAAGGAGATATGCCGTCAAAAATTGAGTCTTGGAAGTCAATGGATTATCCTAAGTTATTTTGTAAAATTGATAAGGTTTTACCTAGTTGGACTAAGTTACATTATTTAGATTTTCAGCTTATTCGAGCGGGGCATAAGTGGCTTCCTGACTTAGATAAAATTTCTGATCCAAAAGAACGTCATGACATCATATCATTTTGGAGTGAAGCACTAAATTATGTTATTCAGCGAGTATCAGTTCCTTGGCAAGAAAATCAATGGCATGATAATAATTATTACCCCCGTGACTATGAACGATCGATCTTAAAAAAGATTGCTGTGACTATACAATATATGCAACCCGATGAACATCCAGAAAGATTATGGCAAACTATCATAAATCTTCCTCAAGATGCACATCATTGGAGTAAAGTATTTCTTGAGGAATTTCATAGATATGGATTACAACAAAGTAATATCCCACCCGCTTATTGTTCAATTATCCGTGATATATTCAATTATGTTTTCTCCATCGATTCAAATAATATCAGGTGGTCTTATCATGATGAAGTTTGGGAAACACTTTTAGGTTTAGATCAGTTTTCTATACATTACTGGAATGAGCGTCATAAGATTCTTGTTCAAAAGATGGTGGATTTAATTGAGCATTGGGTTCTTAATGTACCAATATATGACCGTCGCATTGCTTTATTCGCTCAATGGTTGCAAACATCAGCAACGAAACCTATTCGTCTTCAGGGAATTATCTGGATTAAAGAAATAACCGAAAAAGAACAACATCGAATTTTCAAAGAGGTATCAGTACAAAATGCGATCGCTTCTTTACTTGATTTTATATGGCAAAATAATCAAAATGAACTTCGCCAAAATACACCTTCTTTTAAAGGCTTTAAATGTTTGTTACATTTATTAACAGAGCAACAAAATATAATTGCTTTGGAATTAACTAAAATTATTAGTGCTTAA
- a CDS encoding type I restriction endonuclease subunit R, with protein MVSKTNEKALEDLIQECLIHQQGYHLGENKDFNPQIAVDTAKLWQFLETTQPEELDKLKYNPDWQKIVLDRIDRKIKRNSLLPLLKKGLDIDSAHLTLFYSQPYNDLNPEIQANFQKNIFSVTRQIHFSTTDKNLSIDLVIFINGLPIITIELKNQWTNQTVYDAKKQYCGRDYQQPLLNFGRCLVHFALDTDEAWMTTRLNGKSTYFLPFNQGNNNGKGNPINPHGHKTSYLWEDVLSRSSLANILEHFVLLEGNSTDALKEKTLIFPRYHQRDVVNKILLSAQINGTGKTYLIQHSAGSGKSNSITWLAFQLIQLYPLPLAKVNNFTTNQNNNQSSQQVYNSTANQNNNHKSTNKTDIPLDEPLFNSVIVVTDRTNLDKQLRDNIKDFSEVKNIIAHAKTSEELKNALETGKKIIITTIQKFRFIVEGIEGLSNKRFAVIIDEAHSSQSGTSADTLNMTINKTNDNDDTEEEIPEDNQDKILEVMKNRKLSKNASYFAFTATPKNSTLEKFGIRQSDGSFLPFHLYSMKQAIEEGFILDVLANYTTYKSYYEIQKSIIDNPEFDTSKAQKKIKAFVEAHPKTIATKAEIMVNHFLENVVKPKKMKGEARGMVVTKNITTAIIYYQEIQKLLKENNADFQAIIAFSGKKKVNGIEHTEESLNGFPSKDIESKLRTDDYRLLVVANKFLTGFDEPLLHTMYIDKKLTGVLAVQALSRLNRCNNKMGKNDTFILDFVNSTTEIKQAFDPFYTATSLTEATDINVLHDLKESLDGLGVYEIYEVNQFNQLFFAQVEAEQLSPIIDTAAQRFNSDLQLTEEDKIDFKIKAKQFVKVYAQLACLIPFDNLDWEKLHWFLKFLIPKLIVKNPQQDQLDELLNSIDLSTYGIERVTLNSQIELRDEQGELKAQNPNPRGYYEQEKEYNTLDEIINSFNQAYFGQWEATPEEQKIKLVNIAQNVANNPDYQTQVVNNPDPQNSRMAIDRLIKQAVNRERQKEVTLYRNYMQDPDFQLALNNSIMRILEATLTNSNINLDNMKFGS; from the coding sequence ATGGTAAGCAAAACTAATGAAAAAGCCCTCGAAGACTTGATACAAGAGTGTCTCATCCATCAACAAGGCTATCACCTCGGAGAGAATAAAGACTTTAACCCCCAAATCGCCGTTGATACCGCCAAACTATGGCAATTCCTCGAAACCACCCAACCCGAAGAATTAGACAAGCTAAAATATAACCCCGATTGGCAGAAAATAGTATTAGATAGGATCGATCGAAAAATCAAGAGAAATAGCCTTTTACCCCTTCTCAAAAAAGGCTTAGATATTGATTCAGCACATCTCACCCTATTTTATAGCCAACCCTACAACGACTTAAACCCAGAAATCCAAGCCAACTTCCAGAAAAACATCTTTTCTGTTACCCGTCAAATTCACTTTTCTACCACCGACAAAAACCTCTCCATAGACTTAGTAATATTTATCAACGGCTTACCCATCATAACCATTGAATTAAAAAATCAATGGACAAATCAAACCGTTTACGATGCTAAAAAACAATACTGTGGAAGGGATTACCAACAACCATTATTAAACTTCGGACGCTGTTTAGTACATTTTGCCCTTGATACCGATGAAGCATGGATGACAACCAGACTAAATGGCAAAAGCACCTATTTTCTACCCTTCAACCAAGGAAATAACAACGGTAAAGGCAACCCCATAAACCCTCATGGGCATAAAACTAGCTATCTCTGGGAAGACGTTTTAAGCAGAAGTAGTTTAGCCAATATCCTTGAACATTTTGTCTTATTAGAAGGTAATTCAACAGATGCGCTTAAAGAAAAAACCCTTATCTTCCCCCGTTACCACCAACGAGACGTAGTTAATAAAATCCTGCTATCTGCTCAAATTAATGGCACTGGTAAAACCTATCTGATTCAACACTCCGCAGGTTCAGGAAAATCTAATTCTATCACATGGTTAGCCTTTCAACTAATCCAACTCTATCCCCTTCCCCTCGCCAAAGTTAATAACTTTACTACTAACCAAAATAATAACCAATCATCACAGCAAGTTTATAACTCGACTGCTAACCAAAATAATAACCATAAATCTACCAATAAAACAGATATTCCATTAGACGAGCCTTTATTTAACTCTGTAATAGTAGTAACAGATAGAACTAATTTAGATAAACAACTGCGGGATAATATTAAAGACTTTTCCGAAGTTAAAAACATTATCGCCCATGCCAAAACCTCCGAAGAACTCAAAAACGCCCTTGAAACAGGCAAAAAAATCATTATCACTACCATTCAAAAATTTAGATTTATTGTCGAAGGCATTGAAGGATTAAGTAATAAACGCTTTGCCGTAATTATCGATGAAGCCCACTCCAGCCAAAGCGGTACTTCTGCTGATACCCTTAACATGACAATCAATAAGACTAATGACAATGATGACACAGAAGAAGAAATCCCCGAAGATAATCAAGATAAAATCTTAGAGGTAATGAAAAACCGCAAATTAAGTAAGAATGCCTCTTATTTTGCCTTTACTGCCACCCCTAAAAATAGCACCCTTGAAAAATTTGGCATCAGACAAAGCGACGGTAGTTTTTTACCCTTTCATCTCTATTCCATGAAACAAGCCATCGAAGAAGGTTTTATTCTTGATGTTTTAGCCAATTATACCACCTATAAAAGTTACTACGAGATCCAGAAATCCATTATCGATAACCCCGAATTTGATACCAGTAAAGCCCAGAAAAAAATCAAAGCCTTTGTGGAAGCCCATCCGAAAACGATCGCCACCAAAGCCGAAATCATGGTTAATCACTTCTTAGAAAACGTGGTTAAACCGAAGAAAATGAAAGGGGAAGCGAGGGGGATGGTAGTAACCAAAAATATTACCACAGCAATTATTTATTACCAAGAAATACAAAAACTGCTCAAAGAGAATAACGCCGATTTTCAAGCTATTATCGCCTTTTCGGGCAAAAAGAAGGTAAATGGTATCGAACACACCGAGGAGAGCTTAAACGGCTTTCCTAGTAAGGATATAGAAAGCAAATTGCGCACCGATGACTACCGCTTGTTAGTGGTAGCGAATAAGTTTTTAACGGGCTTTGACGAACCATTATTACACACCATGTATATTGATAAAAAATTAACTGGGGTTTTAGCAGTACAAGCCCTATCCCGTCTCAACCGTTGTAATAATAAAATGGGTAAGAATGATACTTTTATCCTCGACTTTGTTAACAGCACCACAGAGATAAAACAAGCCTTTGACCCCTTTTATACTGCCACCAGCCTCACGGAAGCAACCGATATAAATGTACTCCATGACTTAAAAGAAAGTTTAGACGGGTTAGGGGTGTATGAAATTTATGAGGTAAACCAGTTTAACCAGTTATTTTTTGCTCAGGTAGAAGCGGAGCAACTAAGCCCCATTATCGATACTGCCGCCCAAAGATTTAACAGCGATTTACAGCTAACGGAAGAAGACAAAATCGACTTTAAAATTAAGGCAAAACAGTTTGTTAAGGTATATGCCCAATTGGCTTGTTTGATTCCTTTTGATAACCTTGATTGGGAGAAATTACATTGGTTTCTTAAATTCCTCATCCCTAAATTAATCGTTAAAAATCCTCAACAGGATCAACTAGATGAATTACTCAATAGTATTGATTTAAGTACCTACGGCATTGAAAGAGTTACCCTTAACAGTCAGATCGAGCTCAGAGATGAACAGGGGGAATTAAAAGCGCAAAACCCTAATCCGAGGGGATATTATGAGCAGGAAAAGGAATATAACACCCTCGATGAAATTATCAATAGCTTTAACCAAGCCTACTTTGGACAGTGGGAAGCCACTCCCGAAGAACAAAAGATAAAATTAGTGAATATCGCCCAAAATGTCGCTAATAACCCCGATTATCAAACCCAAGTAGTCAATAATCCAGATCCCCAAAATAGTAGGATGGCGATCGATCGTCTAATTAAACAAGCTGTAAACAGAGAAAGACAAAAAGAAGTAACTTTGTATAGAAATTATATGCAAGATCCAGATTTTCAACTAGCCTTAAACAATAGCATCATGCGTATCTTAGAAGCTACATTAACTAACTCTAATATTAATCTTGATAATATGAAGTTTGGCTCTTAG
- a CDS encoding NACHT C-terminal helical domain 2-containing protein has translation MKKRSLKLSIEGKKLAQEALAKKCLNKSKLAQDIQISEATIYNFFEPKNIDKENFANICHALDLKVEKVIDLSEDIEYIFLEIRNKYKSYLINKYDIIRVLEMSYPMPLNKLYTNVNIIEKITANQRKNIKELNPKPKNNIDRFRLSKKVVEKISGLDAVKKYNQLMILGKPGSGKTTFLKYITIQSISENFLNDFIPVFISLKDFAELENNLNLCQYINQIFTSNLSIKDSDINSLLAFGKLLILLDGLDEIKEQNTNKVIKEIQYLFDKFPNNRFIITCRIAAKEYILENFTEVEIADFDQKQIESFVTNWFTAKNLPLTKNFLKQLKINQPIQELASNPLLLTLLCLEFEESGDFPNEIGELYKRAIDTLLRKWDSKRGIQRDIIYKQLSVQRKEILLTEIAFKTFKKENYLLKQNDLEKLITDYIQNLPDAQTDLETLRTDSQAVLKSIEAQHGLLVEQAKNIYSFSHLTFHEYFTAKYIVDHANTENIEDPVLKELVWHIFFKNWREVFLLTSEMITKADAMVLRMKYCLDLFASKSRVLQQLLAWANQKSQNISNSDYSPVAIRAFYICLAVGVYILDKSNYPFCMSWNIINISDLLETIEPKLGLNFYEGCASGFGLGHYKGCIDDENLALDFYLSHARCHFSLLGRIADENRETDVESITLNYEQDEEEEFEQFMEKEHPLDDTNFYELAESLYSAIEISSNFNNEELKEKLLILNNKLPEGVYDKWDEYYKWYKNESANSGNQLKKINKQYRNLDYDWQFEDQEWGNLIAYCYGNKLLLDCLNKSYVSKEIREHIWNNLLISFDEIS, from the coding sequence ATGAAAAAGCGTTCTCTTAAATTAAGCATCGAAGGTAAAAAATTAGCTCAGGAGGCACTAGCAAAAAAATGTTTAAATAAAAGTAAATTAGCTCAAGACATTCAAATATCAGAAGCCACTATTTACAATTTCTTTGAACCAAAGAACATTGATAAAGAGAATTTTGCTAACATTTGTCATGCCCTTGATTTAAAGGTAGAAAAGGTTATTGATTTGTCTGAAGATATTGAATATATTTTTCTTGAAATTCGCAATAAATATAAATCATATTTAATTAATAAATATGATATTATTAGAGTTTTGGAAATGTCTTATCCCATGCCATTAAATAAACTTTATACAAATGTAAATATTATTGAAAAAATTACCGCAAACCAAAGAAAAAATATTAAAGAGTTAAATCCTAAACCAAAGAATAATATTGACAGATTTAGATTATCTAAAAAAGTAGTAGAAAAAATATCTGGTTTGGATGCGGTAAAAAAATACAATCAGTTAATGATACTAGGTAAACCTGGATCAGGTAAAACAACATTTTTAAAATATATAACTATTCAGTCTATATCTGAAAATTTTCTTAATGATTTTATTCCCGTCTTTATTTCTCTTAAAGATTTCGCAGAATTAGAAAATAACTTAAATTTATGTCAATATATAAATCAAATTTTTACGTCTAATTTATCTATAAAAGATAGTGATATAAATAGTCTTTTAGCTTTTGGTAAACTATTGATTTTACTTGATGGTTTAGATGAAATAAAAGAACAAAATACTAATAAAGTCATTAAAGAAATTCAATATTTATTCGATAAATTCCCGAATAATAGATTTATTATTACCTGTAGAATAGCAGCTAAAGAATATATATTAGAAAATTTTACTGAGGTTGAAATTGCTGATTTTGATCAAAAACAAATTGAATCTTTTGTTACTAATTGGTTTACTGCTAAAAACTTGCCATTAACCAAAAATTTTCTTAAGCAATTAAAAATAAATCAACCTATTCAAGAATTAGCAAGTAACCCCTTACTTTTAACCTTATTATGTTTAGAATTTGAAGAATCGGGTGACTTTCCGAATGAAATAGGAGAATTATATAAAAGAGCAATAGATACTCTATTAAGAAAATGGGATAGTAAACGAGGTATTCAACGAGATATTATTTACAAACAATTATCAGTACAACGTAAAGAGATTTTATTAACTGAAATTGCTTTTAAAACTTTTAAGAAAGAAAATTATTTACTCAAACAAAATGATTTAGAAAAATTAATTACTGATTATATTCAAAATTTACCCGATGCTCAAACTGATTTGGAAACACTACGCACGGATAGCCAAGCTGTTTTGAAATCTATTGAAGCTCAACATGGATTATTAGTAGAACAAGCTAAAAATATTTATTCTTTTTCTCATTTAACTTTTCATGAATATTTTACTGCTAAATATATTGTGGATCATGCTAATACGGAAAATATTGAAGATCCAGTTTTAAAAGAATTAGTTTGGCATATATTTTTTAAAAACTGGCGAGAAGTTTTTCTGCTAACTTCAGAAATGATAACTAAAGCAGATGCTATGGTGTTAAGAATGAAATATTGCCTTGATTTATTTGCATCCAAAAGCCGAGTTTTACAACAACTTTTAGCTTGGGCAAATCAAAAATCTCAGAATATTTCTAATTCCGATTATTCTCCAGTAGCAATTAGAGCATTTTATATTTGTTTAGCAGTTGGTGTTTATATTCTGGATAAGTCAAATTACCCTTTTTGTATGTCTTGGAATATTATAAATATCAGTGATTTACTAGAGACGATCGAACCCAAATTAGGGCTAAATTTTTATGAAGGCTGTGCTTCTGGGTTTGGATTGGGACATTATAAAGGTTGTATTGATGACGAAAATTTAGCCCTTGATTTTTATCTAAGTCATGCTCGTTGTCATTTTTCTTTATTAGGACGTATTGCAGATGAAAATAGAGAGACTGATGTAGAATCAATAACTTTAAATTATGAGCAAGATGAAGAAGAGGAATTCGAGCAATTTATGGAAAAAGAACATCCTTTAGATGATACTAATTTTTATGAACTAGCAGAATCTCTCTATTCAGCGATCGAAATATCAAGTAACTTTAACAATGAAGAATTAAAAGAAAAATTACTGATTTTAAATAATAAATTACCTGAAGGAGTTTATGACAAATGGGATGAATATTACAAATGGTATAAAAATGAAAGTGCTAATTCAGGAAATCAATTAAAAAAAATAAATAAACAATATCGAAATCTTGATTATGATTGGCAATTTGAAGATCAAGAGTGGGGCAATTTAATTGCTTATTGTTATGGTAATAAATTGTTACTAGATTGTCTTAATAAGTCTTATGTTAGCAAAGAAATTAGAGAACATATTTGGAATAACTTATTAATTTCATTTGATGAAATTAGCTAG